The Actinosynnema mirum DSM 43827 genomic interval GCCGAGGTGGGCCAGCATGAAGCGGGCCATGTCGGTGGCGGAGGCGGTCAGCGCGCCGGCGGGCGGGGTGGTGACGATCTCGAACGGTTGCGCGACGGGGTTGGCGGAGTCGTTGTAGCCGCCGGACATGCGGTCCTTCAGGCGTTCGGGCAGGGGCTGCTCGAACGAGGAGGAGGTCATGCCGATCCGGTCGAAGACCTCGCGCTCCACGTACTCCTCGAACCGGGTGCCGGTGACCCGCTCGACCAGGTAGCCGGCGAGGGAGTTGCCGTAGTTCGAGTACGCGGGGGTGGTGCCCGGCGCGTACACCTGCGCGGGCGGGTCGGTCACCAGCGCCTCGCGCAGGTTCGCGGGGACGCCGTCCAGGCGGAGCAGGTTGGCGACGCGCTCCTCGAAACCGGGGGTGTGGGTGAGCAGGTGGCGGGTGGTGATGGGGGTGTCGAACTCGGTGGGGAGGTCGAAGTCGAGGTACTGCTTGATGTCGGCGTCCAGGTCGATCTTGCCCGCCTGGACCTGCTGCATGACGGCGGTGGCGGTGACCAGCTTGGACACCGAACCGGGCCGGAACAGGTGCTTCTCCGGGTCGACCGGGGTGGGGGCCTCGCCGGTGTTGCCGTTCTCGCCGGTGTCGGCGAGCCCGTAGCCGCGCGCGGTGAGGACCTGGCCGTCGTGGACGACGGAGACCGTGGCGCCGACGACCCCGCCGTTCTCCAGACCGGCCGGGATGACGCCGTCGAGCCAGGCGTTGACGTCGGCCGGGGTGAGCCGGGCGGTCTCGGGCGCGGCGGGGGTGGTGACGTGCGGGGCGGGCCCCTGGCCGGGCGCCGCGCCGCAACCGGCGAGCAGCGCGGCGGCGGCGACCGCGACCAGCGCGCCGACCCTGCGCGAACGGGCGGCGCGCGTCGGCGCCGAGGGCCTCGGGGGTGCGTCGTGGGGGCTCACGTGCTCGGTGCTGCCTTCCGGGACGGGGTGGGCCGGACCAGGTGGCTGCGCGGTCCGGCTTCGGTTGCCCTAGAAGCTATTGCGGGCGGCGGGGGTGGGTCTTCTGGCGCAGGGCGGGGATCGGTTTGCGACTTGAGTAGGAGGTCGCCTCCTGCGCGGGGACGACAACGCGGCGCGCGTGGTGGGGCGGGCGCGGTGAGGCGGACATGGCGGGGTGCCCGGTCCGCAGGGATGCGGGGCCCGGTCCGCGGGGAGGGCGGGCCGGGCGCTGCGCGTCACTCGGGGGTTGTGGTCAGGCGGTGAACGGTCGACCACCGGCGCGGTGCCACTGGAGGATCAGGGCGGTGACCTGGAGCGCGGTGCAGAGCAGCACGGACATCCCGAACCGGAGGAACCGCCCCAGCTCGCTCCTGGGGTTGTCGGCCAGCGCGGTGAGACGACGATCAGGAGGGCGCCGGCCAGGTAGCCGATGGGCGGGAACAGCGCGGGCCCGATGAGCAGCAGCACCAGACCGGCGATGTCGACCTTGGTGAGCGGGAGCCGCGCGGGCGGTTCGGCTGCCGGGGCCCTCACCGCGGCCACGTTGCCGCCACTGCCCTCATCGCTGTTGCTGTCGCTGTTCGCACTGTTGCTGCTCACGCTCGGGTGCTCGTCGATGGACTCGTTCACGCGCGTTCCCCCTCGCCGGCGATGAGCCCGCGCTCCCGCAACACCTCGACCAGCTCGACCGCGTACCGCTCGCGCTCGCGGAGCAGGGCGAGCACGCAGTGCTCCACGACCCCCGGCGCATCTGCGCCAGCGGACTGCGCTCGACGCCCCCGGCTTCCATGCGACACGCGTTACCTTGCACCGCAAGGTAACGGCGGCGCACGCCGAACCCGCAGCTCAAGGCACTACCGCCAGCCCAGCAGCGAGCTCCGGCAGCGCGCTCCCCACAAGCCCTGGTGGTGGCGGCCGACACGCGCGCCCGGCGGTGCGCCCTGCCCCAGGCATCCCAGGCATCCCTCGGCCACGCGTCTGCCCCACCCGCCTACCTCTCCCCCACCGCCTTCCACGCGGTCACTTCTGCTCGGTCATCTCTCGTGGTCACTTCTGCAGTGCCGTCGCCAGTGCCGCCAGGGCCTCGGAGACCTTGATCGGGTCCTGGTCGGCGAACAGCGGGGGGTGGTCGGGGTCTTTCGTCCTCTCGTCGTCTCGCTCGTGGTGCAGGTGGACCGGGCCCACCGGGATGTCCGGGAGGCCGTCGAAGGAGCTGTGCGGCAGGTCGCGGGACAGGGCCAGTTGCATGATCACGTCGTCCGAGGGGCGCGACGCGAGCCACTGGCCGTAGCCCCTGCGCTCCCAGCCGTGGCGCAGCAGGCCGAGGAGTCTGCCCGGCTTCGCGGGGACACCGTCGAAGCGGGTCACGGTCGAGCCCGCGCGTTCCTCGTCGGTCAGGGTGAACACGCGTCTGCCCAGCTGCTGGAACGGTTGCACGATCTCGTAGTCGGCGAACAGCTCCGACCACGCCGCGACGTCCGGGCCCAGGTGCACCGGGTGGGCGATGCGCAGGAGCGCGTCATCGGGGAGGGGGACGGTCGTCTCGGACAGGTCCGCCGCCGTGCCGTCCTCGGACAGGCGGAAGTGCGTCACCCGGTCGCCGTCGCCGTCGAGCAGGGACAGCACCAGGCGCTCGACCGGGTCGCGCTGCAGCGGGTGGCCGAGGATCACCTCGCGGAACTCCCGGACCGTCCACGTCCGCCCCGACACCATCGCCCGCTCCATCCGGGCCAGCTGGTCGCGGGCGACGGTGCGGATTCCCTTGCACAGCGCCTTGAACCGGTCCTGCGCGGCCTGCGCGAGCTCCCGGTCATCGGTATCGGCGAGCTTCGGGGCGCTCTTGCGGCGCTTGCCGTCCGCGGTGACCAGCAGCGGGGTGAGCAGCTCGTCGAACGCGAGCGTGAACCGGCGCGGGCCGTAGTCGAAGACCTCCCCGGCGGTGAGGCCGAAGTCCGGGACCATCAGGTCGGCGAACTGCTCGTCGGTGAGGCCGAGCTTGGCCGAGACCTCCCGCACCCGCGCCCGCGCCGCGCCCTCGACGCTCTTGAACTTGGCCTTGCGCGCGATGGTGTCGAGCTGGTGCATCGCGACCTTGGTGCCGATCCCGACCAGCGCGTCCAACCCCACCGCGGCCCGCTGGTGCGCGCCCTGACCCGGCCAGGCGCCGACCAGCTCGGCGAGGTCGACGGCGGTCCGGTCGTCGCCGAGGAGCCCCTGGGACTGCAGGACCCAGAAGTGCTTCGGCTCGGCGCCCTCGCGCAGCCACAGCCGCAGCAGCGCGAACCCGAACCGGGCCAGCGGCTCGGGCGCGCACACCCGCTTCACCGGTTCCAGCCCCGCCGCGCGGGCGTCGGGGGCGGCGGCGAGCACGCGCAGCAGGTTCCGGACCGCCGACTCGGGCAGCGCCCGGCCGTCCGCCAGCAGCACCGGCGGCAGTTCGGGCACGGCGGTGTCCAGCCAGTCGGGCAGGGCGGGGGCGTGCGCGAGGAGGACGTCGAGCGGGTCGCTGTCCAGCAGCACCCGCACCGCCGCCTCGGCCTCCGGGCCGTACTCGGCGGCCACCGCCAGCACCTCGGCGACGCGCTCGGGCGTGGCGACCACCCGCAGCGCGGCCTCGGCGGCCTGGCCAGCGGGGGTGGGACGGTTCGGGTTCGGGCGGTTGAGCAGGGCCGGGATCAGCGGGCGCAGCGCTTGCGCGCCGTGCCGGGTGAAGTGCTCGGTGGCCCGCTCGACGGGACCGCCCCGACTGGTGAGCCAGCGGGCGAACCGGGACGCGCTGCGGGCGTCGGTGAGCGGGAGGAGCACGGACGCCACGGCGTGCTCCTGCGAGGCGGGCGCCCGCCACAGCAGCGTGGCGGCGGCGTGGCCGTGGGTGGCGACCAGGCGGGGACCCCAGTCGGGCAGGTCCCAGAACGACGCGGGCTCCCAGCGCTCCAGGAGTTCGGGGAGCAGGTCGGGCGGCGCGTTGAGCAGCACCGCGTGCTGCCGCTTCGACCCGTGCTCCCCCGCGATCGTCGCCCGCACCGCCTCCGGCCAGTCGATCGACGGAGTGGGAGCGGGGGTGGGGGTTGGATCGGGTGAGGCGGCACCGGACCCTGGGTTCACGGCAGCGCCAGACAGCGGGTTCGTGGCAGCACCGGCCCCTGGGTTCGCGGGGGCACCAGACCCTGGGGGCGCGGCGACGCCGGACAGCGGGTTCGTGGTGCCAGACCCTGGGTTCGTGGCGGCGGCTCCCGGCGAGGTGGTGCCGGACACCGTTGGCGCGGCGGCTCCGGGTCCTGGAGTCCCGGACGCCAGCGACGCGGCGGTGCCGAGTCCCGGAGCACCGGGTGGCTCGTCGGAGCGCGCCGGGGCCGCCGACTCGGGCGCGGCGAGTTCCGGCAGGCCCGTCGTCTTCACCAGGTGCGCGGGCAGCGGGCGGGACGCCCACTCCTCGCGTTCGCCCGGCAGCCACGACTCGCCCGGCCGGTCGATCACCTTCAGGCCCTTGACCTTCGGGAACTTCACCCGGCGCGTCTCCCACGGCGGGTCGGCCAGTGGCCTGGGCAGGTCGGTCGGGGGCGCCTCCGGCAGGCCGTGGTTCGTGGCGGGTGCGGCGGGGCGGATGCGGGACGCGCGCTCCGGGAACAGCTTCCTGGCCGTCCGCAGCGGGATCGGGTGGGTGTCGGCGTGCTCGGCCACGACGGCGAACGCCGCGTCCGACGGGAACTCGGCGACCAGGTCGAGCACCTTGCCGCGCAACGCCTTCGTCAACCTCGGCAGCAGCGACACCAGCCTCGGCAACACCGCCCTCGGACCGATCGCGTCGACCAGCGTCGGGAACGCCCAGCCGCGCGCGTCCAGGCCGTACAGGTCGCTCAGGTGCAGGAACCGGTCCAGGTCGTCGGGGGTGCGCGCGCTCGCGGCGAGCATGGCGAAGTCGTTGCCTGCGCGGTACGGCCCCGGAGCGCCGACGCGGGCGAACAGGTCGTCGGCCCACGCGTTCTCGTCGGGCACGAGGAACGACGCGAGGACGCGCGCTGCCATGTTCGCGTCGCGGTGCGGCTGCATCGCGGCCAGCGCCGCGGCGCGGACCTCGTCGGGCGCGGTGGCGAGCGCGCGGCGCAGCAGCACCGCGCCCCGGTCGAACACGTGGAGCGAGGAGTAGAACGTGTCCGGGTCCGCCTTCTCGTGGCACCAGGCGGTGCGGCCGTCCACCAGCACCGGGCCGCCGTCCATCCGGATGCCCGTGGCGGCGAGGACGGCCTCGGCGGCGAACGGGACCCCGTGCCTGCCGGTCCAGTCGACCACCAGCAGCGCCAGCGCCTTGCCCAGGTTCGGCGAGTGCACCCTCGCGCACAGCGCGTGGTAGAGCAGCGCCGCCCCCATCGGCTCGGGATCACCGGCGAACAGGGCGTTCAGCGCCGCGAAGTGCTCGCCCGACGGGTGCACCGCGTCGCGCGCCCTGCCGACGAGCGCGTCGACCACGGCCCGGTCCTGTCCCGTGGCCACGACCGGCGCGCCCGGCCCCCGACCGTCACCGCGCCGGGGCAGCACCTGCCGCGCCCGCGCGCCCCCCATGACGTACCTGTCCACCGTGGACACCCTTCCCCTCGCTGGGAATCGCTGGTCAGGACGCTAACGAGGGGGTCTGACAATTTCCGGGGGCCGGGGAGGCCGGGGGGAGGCGGGTTCGCCCGATCGGGTCGTCAGGGGTCGTCAGCGGGGCGCGGCGGCGGCGAGGTGCGCCAGTTCCTCGGACAGCCGGACCGGGTCCTGGTCGCCGAACAGGGGCTCGGGGCCGGGGGAGCCCTGGTCGACCAGGTCGAGCGCGCCGAGCCGGATGCGCGGGAGCCCGGCGAAGGAGCCGAACGGCACGCCCCGGTCCAGGTGCAGGACGAGTTCGGTGCTGCCGTGCAGGGGCTTGGTCAGCCACGGCTCGGACCGGCCGCCGCCGAGGTCCTCGCGCCGCCAGCCGCGCCGCACCAGGGCGAGCAGCGCCCCCGGTGCGGCCTGCGCGCCGTCGAACCTGGTCAGGGTGCTGGTGGCGCGCTCGGCGGCGGTCAGCGCGACCACCGGGCGGCCCAGTTGCGGGAAGGGCTGGACGACCTCGTGGTCGGCGAGCAGCTCGGCCCACGCGGGCAGGTCGGCGCCCAGGCCCAGCGGGTGGACGACGTGCAGCCGGGTGTCGTCGGGCAGCGGGACCGGGGTGTCCACGAGGTCGGCCGCGGTGCCGTCCTCGGCGACGCGGAAGCGGGTTCCGCCCGCCGTGGACCAGAGCAGGCGGTCGACCAGGTCGCGCAGCAGCGGGTTGGCGCGCAGGACGCCGTGGAACTCGGCCGCGCTCCACGTCCGGCCCTCGACCATCGCGCGCTCCAGGCGCTTGGTCTGGTCGCGGACCACCGCGGCGGCGGGGCGGCCGTGCGGGACGAGGCGGTCGGCGAGCTGCTCGGCGTCCAGGCCGACCGCGCGGGCGGCCTCGGCGATCCGGCGGGTCGCGTCCGCCCTGAGCACGGGGAACTTGGCGGTGCGGGCGATGCGGTCCAGGCCGCGCAGCGCCTCCTCGGTGCCGATGCCCGCCAGGACCGCCAGCCCGGTCGTGGCGCGCTGGTGGTCGCCCTCGCCCGGCCAGCGCGCGACCAGCGCGGTGAGCTCGGCGGTGGCGCGGTCGTCGGCGAGGTCGGACTGGGCCTCCAGGACCCAGGTGGACGCGGGTTCGGCGCCCTCGGCGAGCCAGCGCTCCAGGAGGGCGGAGCCGAAGCGCGCCAACGACCCCGCCTCGCAGACCCGCTTGACCGGGACGAGGCCCGCGCGGCGGGCGTCGGGGTGGGCGGCGAGGACGTGCAGCAGGTTGCGCACGGCGGGCTCGGGCAGGGCGCGGCCCGCCACGAGCACCGGGGGCAGGGCGGGGATCGCGCGGTTCAGCCAGCCCGGTGGGGTGGTGGGGGTGAGCGAGTCGAGCGGTCCCGCGTCGAGGAGGGCGCGCAGGGCGTCGGCGCGACCGAGTTCGGCGGCCATCTCCAGGAGCGGCTCGCGGTGCTCGGGGCCCGCGAGCAGGCGCAGCGCCGCCTCGGCCGCGCGGCGGGACGGCCCCGGTCCGCCGAGCAGGGCGGGCAGGAGGGGGCGCAGGGCGTGCGCGCCGTGGCGGGTGAAGTAGGCGGTGACCTCGGCGAGCGGGGGCGTGCGGCGCAGCAGCTGGGTGGCCAGGAGCTTGGAGGTGTCGGCGTCGGCCAGCGGGACCAGGGCCGAGGCCGCGACGCGCGGGACGTGCTTGACGGCGTCCCTGAGGAAGGCGGACGCGGCGTGGCCGTGCGTGGCGGCCAGGCGGTGGGCCCAGTCGGCGAGGCGCACGGGGTAGTCGGGGCGCCACGTGGCGAGCACGGGGGCGACGACGGCCTCGGGGGCGTTCAGGAGGAGGGTGAGCTGCTGGTGCCGGGCGAGCGCGCCCGCGTGGAGGGCGGCGACGGCCTCGGGCCAGTCGGGGAGCCCGCCGGGGTCGGCGAACTCCTCGGGCAGGGGGCGGGCGGCCCACTCCTCGCGCTCCCCCGGCAGCCAGCGCTCGTGCGGGCGGTCGGCGACGCGCAGGGGCTTGACCTGGGGTTTCGGCGTTTCCCACGGCGGGTTCACGAGCGGGCTGGGCAGGTCGGCCGGGTCCGCCTCGGGGTGGGCAGGCCTCGGGGTGGGCTCGGGTTCCGGGGCGAGGCGGGCGGCGCGGAGCGGGAAGCGGTCGCGGGCCTTGCGCTGGACGGGCGGGGTTCCGGCGGTCAGCACGAGGGTGAACGCGTCGTCGGACGGGAACTCGGCGATGACGTCCAGGACCTTCGCGCGCTGGGGCGCGGTGAGGGTGGGGAGCAGGCGGGTGAGGCCGGGCAGGGCGGCGCCTGGGCCGAGGGTGGCGACCAGGGTCGGCAGGGCCCACGAGCGGGAGGTGAGGCACTCCGGGTCGGCGCGGTCGACGACGGTCTCGAACTGGGCGCGGTCGGCGACGGTGGCGACGAGGAGGGCCAGGTCGTGGCCGGGGGCGTCCGGGTCGGCGGCGGCGATCTCGGCGCACAGCTCGACGGTCCAGGTCGGGTCGTCGGGCAGCAGGAACGCGGCGATGGCGCGGGCGGCCGGGGTGGTGCGGTGGCGGGCGATCGCGGTGCGGGCGGCGGCGCGGACCTCGTCGGGCGCGTGCGCGAGGTCGTGCCGGAGGGGGACGGCGCCCCGGTGGAGCGTCCAGAAGGGGTGGTAGTGCTGGTCCTCGGGTGCGGGGTGGGGGTCGTGCTGGTAGGAGAGGGTGAGGGCGGTGGCGGCGGTGACCGCCCCGGCGGCGAACGGCAGGCCGTGGTCGGCGGCCCAGCGGCGGGTGAGCAGGCGCTGCGCCTTGGCCTTGCCGGGGGAGGTGACCAGGCTGTCGAGCGCGCGGTAGAGCACGGCCGCGCCGAACGGGTCGGGGACGCCGCGCAGGAAGGTGTCGAGCCGGGGGACCGCGGCGACGCGGGAGCGGGCGCGCAGGCAGAGGTCGGCGACCAGGGCCAGGTCGGCGGGACCTGGGGGTTTCCGCGGCTCGGGGGCGCTGCCGTCGCCGCGCCGGGGCAGCACGTGGCGCGCCAGGGCCGGCCCCATGGCGTAGGTGCTCTCGGTGGCGTCCATCGCTCCCCTTTTCCGTCGGGGTGGACGGTAGCGGCGGGGTACGACAAAACCGGTTCCCCTCGGGGGCGGGATCGAGGACGAGGAGCACGTGGTGGTCGGGGTGGGGGTTCGGTGAGGCGGGGCAAGCGGATCAAGCAGGCCGGGGCGGAGAACGATCCGATGGGGTTCGTGCGGATGGTCGCGGTGTCCGCCACCGGGGAGCACCAGCGGAAGGAAGTCCACAGCGGACTGCTCGCGCAACTGCTGGGCCTCTTGCCTTTGCGGCACGACGAGGACCAGGACTGGATCACGGGCGTCGCGGAAGCCCTCTCGCGTGCGCTCGGCGGCCCGTACCGCGTCGGGACCGTCGAGGCGGCCTGGGAGGACGAGGTGCTGCGGCGGGCGCGGGAGCGGTTGGCCGTCGAGCTGGGGTGAGCCGCTCCCGCGCCGCGGGTCAGTCCAGGACCGCCACGGCCTCCACCTCGACCAGGTGCTCGGGCACGTCCAGCGCGGCGACGCCGATCAGGCTCGCGGGTGGGAC includes:
- a CDS encoding DUF4132 domain-containing protein; its protein translation is MDATESTYAMGPALARHVLPRRGDGSAPEPRKPPGPADLALVADLCLRARSRVAAVPRLDTFLRGVPDPFGAAVLYRALDSLVTSPGKAKAQRLLTRRWAADHGLPFAAGAVTAATALTLSYQHDPHPAPEDQHYHPFWTLHRGAVPLRHDLAHAPDEVRAAARTAIARHRTTPAARAIAAFLLPDDPTWTVELCAEIAAADPDAPGHDLALLVATVADRAQFETVVDRADPECLTSRSWALPTLVATLGPGAALPGLTRLLPTLTAPQRAKVLDVIAEFPSDDAFTLVLTAGTPPVQRKARDRFPLRAARLAPEPEPTPRPAHPEADPADLPSPLVNPPWETPKPQVKPLRVADRPHERWLPGEREEWAARPLPEEFADPGGLPDWPEAVAALHAGALARHQQLTLLLNAPEAVVAPVLATWRPDYPVRLADWAHRLAATHGHAASAFLRDAVKHVPRVAASALVPLADADTSKLLATQLLRRTPPLAEVTAYFTRHGAHALRPLLPALLGGPGPSRRAAEAALRLLAGPEHREPLLEMAAELGRADALRALLDAGPLDSLTPTTPPGWLNRAIPALPPVLVAGRALPEPAVRNLLHVLAAHPDARRAGLVPVKRVCEAGSLARFGSALLERWLAEGAEPASTWVLEAQSDLADDRATAELTALVARWPGEGDHQRATTGLAVLAGIGTEEALRGLDRIARTAKFPVLRADATRRIAEAARAVGLDAEQLADRLVPHGRPAAAVVRDQTKRLERAMVEGRTWSAAEFHGVLRANPLLRDLVDRLLWSTAGGTRFRVAEDGTAADLVDTPVPLPDDTRLHVVHPLGLGADLPAWAELLADHEVVQPFPQLGRPVVALTAAERATSTLTRFDGAQAAPGALLALVRRGWRREDLGGGRSEPWLTKPLHGSTELVLHLDRGVPFGSFAGLPRIRLGALDLVDQGSPGPEPLFGDQDPVRLSEELAHLAAAAPR
- a CDS encoding DUF4132 domain-containing protein codes for the protein MDRYVMGGARARQVLPRRGDGRGPGAPVVATGQDRAVVDALVGRARDAVHPSGEHFAALNALFAGDPEPMGAALLYHALCARVHSPNLGKALALLVVDWTGRHGVPFAAEAVLAATGIRMDGGPVLVDGRTAWCHEKADPDTFYSSLHVFDRGAVLLRRALATAPDEVRAAALAAMQPHRDANMAARVLASFLVPDENAWADDLFARVGAPGPYRAGNDFAMLAASARTPDDLDRFLHLSDLYGLDARGWAFPTLVDAIGPRAVLPRLVSLLPRLTKALRGKVLDLVAEFPSDAAFAVVAEHADTHPIPLRTARKLFPERASRIRPAAPATNHGLPEAPPTDLPRPLADPPWETRRVKFPKVKGLKVIDRPGESWLPGEREEWASRPLPAHLVKTTGLPELAAPESAAPARSDEPPGAPGLGTAASLASGTPGPGAAAPTVSGTTSPGAAATNPGSGTTNPLSGVAAPPGSGAPANPGAGAATNPLSGAAVNPGSGAASPDPTPTPAPTPSIDWPEAVRATIAGEHGSKRQHAVLLNAPPDLLPELLERWEPASFWDLPDWGPRLVATHGHAAATLLWRAPASQEHAVASVLLPLTDARSASRFARWLTSRGGPVERATEHFTRHGAQALRPLIPALLNRPNPNRPTPAGQAAEAALRVVATPERVAEVLAVAAEYGPEAEAAVRVLLDSDPLDVLLAHAPALPDWLDTAVPELPPVLLADGRALPESAVRNLLRVLAAAPDARAAGLEPVKRVCAPEPLARFGFALLRLWLREGAEPKHFWVLQSQGLLGDDRTAVDLAELVGAWPGQGAHQRAAVGLDALVGIGTKVAMHQLDTIARKAKFKSVEGAARARVREVSAKLGLTDEQFADLMVPDFGLTAGEVFDYGPRRFTLAFDELLTPLLVTADGKRRKSAPKLADTDDRELAQAAQDRFKALCKGIRTVARDQLARMERAMVSGRTWTVREFREVILGHPLQRDPVERLVLSLLDGDGDRVTHFRLSEDGTAADLSETTVPLPDDALLRIAHPVHLGPDVAAWSELFADYEIVQPFQQLGRRVFTLTDEERAGSTVTRFDGVPAKPGRLLGLLRHGWERRGYGQWLASRPSDDVIMQLALSRDLPHSSFDGLPDIPVGPVHLHHERDDERTKDPDHPPLFADQDPIKVSEALAALATALQK